The Macrobrachium rosenbergii isolate ZJJX-2024 chromosome 8, ASM4041242v1, whole genome shotgun sequence genome includes a region encoding these proteins:
- the LOC136841174 gene encoding soluble scavenger receptor cysteine-rich domain-containing protein SSC5D-like produces MWVSNPQLQFNLTPYPNLNSTTLLFLSPTTTESHSYFPPPTSTQPHSSSHPQPQLNLTPTSYPNLNSTSPLLFTHNLNATSFLLLNLTSTQPQSYFLTQSQPTSFLLLTPTSTKPHSSSHPNLSSTSLLLLNPNLNSTSLLHLTPNLNSTSLLFLTPNLNLTSVLLLASNLNSPSLLLLNPNLNSPSLVSTPLILLTPKLDSTSLPLLTPSLDSTSLLLLTPNFDSTSLLLLILNPPQPHSCFSLPTPTSTQPHLGVSPQLDLTWASHPQRQFNTSTQPHSYRTHPNLRSTSLLTSNINSASLLLLDKNHTSTSLLILRPQ; encoded by the coding sequence ATGTGGGTTTCTAATCCCCAACTTCAATTCAACCTCACTCCTTACCCCAACCTCAACTCAACCACTCTCCTCTTCTTATCTCCAACCACAACTGAATCTCACTCCTACTTTCCACCACCAACCTCAACTCAACCTCACTCCTCTTCTCATCCCCAACCTCAACTCAACCTCACCCCTACTTCTTACCCCAACCTCAACTCAACCTCACCCCTACTTTTCACCCACAACCTCAATGCAACCTCATTTCTACTTCTCAACCTAACCTCAACTCAACCTCAGTCCTACTTCTTAACCCAATCCCAACCAACCTCATTCCTACTTCTCACCCCAACCTCAACAAAACCTCATTCCTCTTCTCATCCCAACCTCAGCTCAACCTCACTCCTACTTCTCAATCCCAATCTCAACTCAACCTCACTCCTACATCTCACCCCAAACTTGAACTCAACCTCCCTCCTCTTTCTCACCCCTAACCTCAACTTAACCTCAGTCCTACTTCTCGCATCCAACCTCAACTCACCCTCACTCCTACTTCTTAACCCCAACCTCAACTCACCCTCACTCGTCTCAACCCCACTAATACTTCTGACACCCAAACTTGACTCAACCTCACTCCCACTTCTCACCCCCAGCCTCGACTCAACCTCACTCCTACTTCTCACTCCCAACTTTGACTCAACCTCACTCTTGCTTCTCATCCTCAACCCACCTCAACCTCACTCTTGCTTCTCACTCCCAACCCCAACCTCAACTCAGCCTCACTTGGGCGTTTCACCACAACTTGATCTCACTTGGGCTTCTCACCCCCAGCGTCAATTCAACACCTCAACTCAACCTCACTCCTACAGAACTCACCCCAACCTCAGATCAACATCACTCCTCACCTCCAACATCAACTCAGCCTCACTCCTACTTCTTGACAAAAACCACACCTCCACCTCACTCCTAATTCTCAGGCCTCAATAA